TACATGTTTGTTACCTTCCATCATCATGTGGGAATTATGGAGAGAAAGGAACAATAGGAGGCATGGAGAAATTCAGCGATCGGTGTCAGCTATTATTGAGAAAATTAAAGGTTGCATTCGTGAAATTCCTTATCCTTCCAAGCTTCAGGTAAGGCCTTCGATGAGAGAGAGTCTgattttgaagatttttaaCATTAATCAGCCCAGGCCAAATGTGATGCCTCTCCGCCCTATTTATTGGTGTCCGTCTTTTAATTCCGTGAAATTAAACGTTGATGGTGCTTGCAAAGGAAATTCTGGTTTGGGTGAAGGAGGTGGAATGGTTAGAGATAGTGAAGGTAGGGCGCTGGCAGCATTCTCAAAATTTTTATGGTGTTTGCACCAACTCTGTGGCTATGCTTAGAGCCCTAAGGGATGGCCTACGGTTGTGTGAGGAGTTGGGTGTTTCGGATTTTTATATTAATTCTAACTCCACCATGATTGTGAATtttattgtaaaaaaaaaatgcagtttGTGGAGTTGCTAGTATTGGTTTCAAGAGGTCATCTCCCTTTGCGATTCTTTAAGAGCGGTTATATCTTTTTTGTACAGGGAGAGTAACCGGGCAGCAAACTGGTTTGCTAACTTGGCTTGCACAGAGACTAATAATAATACTTATTTTTCTGAGCAAAATTTATCGGCAAACCTTCGACGCATTATTCGTTAGGATAAAGCTGGCTTGCTAGTGTTTAGAAAGTAATTCTTGGTTTTTGGTCTTGTGTATGGGTTTTTTAGGGTGTCTTGTGTGAGAATTATATTGttcttcttttgggtttggggttaggTGGGTTATGTCTCCCCCCTCCCCCGTGTAATCAATTTTTGTGCTATTTTTTAATAAAGTTTCTAGGGGCTGGCCTGGGTTCCAGTGAATATTCTGGTTAAAAAAAAACGTGTTTTACACATGGATGGAGTTGAACATAACTGTTGGATCCATGGATCAGAATTTGGCCAAACTGTTGTGTCCGTTACCAATAGTACCTTCCTTGCCAGGGAGTCAGCAATACTGTTTACCTCCCTTGGAATATATGAAAATGAATAAGAAGTATAATAGGATGATGAATGGAGTATATCATCCAATACATGTTTTACTTCCAACGGTTATGATTAGACACCAAGTCTTTTTTATCCGACTCCACCAGCAAATGTACAAATCCTTTAGAAATACCTTCTAATAGTGTCGAACGAACAGACATGGCTTCACCCACTATAACCGATATGAAAGAACCTGGCATAAAGACAGCAGCAAGAGAAGCCCCCATAGAATTCCTAAAGATAAATCCAAGACCCCCTCCGCTCGTTCCATGGCAGAAACTTGAATCACAATTCACCTTGACATTTCTTAGTGGTGGTGGTGTCCATTCTAAATCGCGTGATGGACGAAAGCAATCCAAAATATAACCAGTAGTAGAAGTTGGTAACATAATACCATATAGGAATTCTTGTTGAGCTTTAGTTGCTACATGAATAAGTTCCTCAAGCCGCCatttttttctcccaaaaataTGATTGCAACGTACAATCCATATATACCAAAGTAAAAATGAGCAAAGAGAAGTAAGTTGGTGCTTTCGTTCCTTGCCAAAGATAGAAAAGGAACCCCAGTTCATCAAAAAACCTGAAATATGCTGATCTCCTGACGAAGAGGAAATATACCTCAAACCACTACCAAACCAAGTTGCCTTCGTAAAACTGCAACCAACACGAATATGGAAAATAGTTTCCTCACCTCCACAACGACTACATAGTGGATTAATGTTGCAAGATCTGTGCCTCAATGCATCCCCTGTAGCAAGCCCATCAGCACAACATCTCCATAAGAACCGCTGGATTTTAGGAAGAGTTTTGCATGACCAAATGCTCTTTCAAATAGTATCTAGGATACTAGTTCTGGTTGATGATAAAGAAGTAGATGCTCGCTGCCGCTCCTGACATGCTCTTTGATTAGTTACcaaataataaacaattttcatcaaaaaataccATTTCTTGCAGCCACCACACCAATTTATCACCAATAGGAAAGAGCCGAAGattaatcttcaaaatcttatCCACATTCGAAGGAAAGACATAAAGATCAAGCAAATTCCTTTTCCAACTCATATTACCATGGTTAATAAAATCAGCAACCTTACATACAGTTGGAGATATAATTTTAGATGTAGCAGGCATGTATCCCACATCTCCAGGTAACCAAGAATCATTCCATGGATCAATAGTAAAACCATCTCCAACAACCCAACCAAGGCCTTTAGATAAAACTTCTTTGCCAACCATAATGCTACGCCACACCCAACTTGGATCATGTCCAGTAGAAGAAGATATGAAGTCCGATCAGGGATAATAAAAAGCCTTCATAAATCGAGACAACAAACAATTAGGATTATCCCAAAGTTTAAATGCTATTTTGAGAGAAGAGCTCAATTATGTAAGGTAGAATCCCGAAAACATAGACctcctttattttttgattgGCATAATCTCTCCCATGAAACCCAATGGATCTTTGGTTGACCCTCATTATCacccctaggggtgtcaatgggccagTTAGGGCcggtttcggttcgggcttttcggtttcggtgtgacttttatagaaaccgaaaccaaaccattaagaaatgttcgatttcggtgcggtttggtttcgtgtcggtttcggtttatgataacgggttgatatcggtttggattcggtttggtaccgaatttatataactagtaaggtccgattagtgctaatttttcttctctttctcttttaagtacataaaatatttcaaatacaatgcatctttgtatcctatatcctatggcctatggatacaattggttgggtaatcactatcaaaggatatgagataaagtgagaaactatcacaacacatttagggggcaatggggcattaggcatttattgatttacttatttattgggttaggtcggttcagtttgggttcgggctaacggttcgggctaccggtgcaccgtcgggctagcccaaaccaaaccaaaccgtttgcctctctggattcacaaaccgaacccgaaccattaagagttcggtccggtgtggtccgggctggttcgggccggtttcatcggttcgggttgggtattgacacccctaatcacCCCAGAAGAAATTTGCAGCAGGCTTCCTTAGGTGTTGATGTTAAGAAGTAGGCATTTTGAAATGCATAGAGGTATAATTACCCATAGAGAAAATAACAGACTTTAGAACAACCTCCTTTCCTGCATGAGAGAGTATCCTAGGAGCATTGGATCCTTTAATTGGATCCTTGACGACTGCAATGGAAAGACTTGGACTCTCTTGGGAAACTTGATTTTGGTACTTTGGTTTATCATATATGGAAAAAGCACAATATCAAGCTTTAGACAGGTAATTCAAGGACCTAAGCTCAGATCCTGGACTCCATCAGTTTTGATATGCATTCCAAGCTCTCTATCAGACCGTGCATCTCCTTTGTGCGGAATCATCATGTTGCATTAGCATGGGACTAGATCTTTCGTTCTATGCCTAGATCATCTCTTTGATTTGGGATGAGCTTCTTTTTTCTAGTTTAATTTTCTGCTTTCgcttgtatttttattttttctccacccccccgccccccccccccaattcttTTTCCCCTCATGGGGCTGGATGTTCTTTGCTTTAGTTGAATATATGCCAATTCATTAAAAAATGGGTGTCAAGAGTGAACCCAAATCCAAAGTAGAACAAGAATTGATTGTTTAAAGCTAACCGAAACCAATTGGTTCAGTTTTCATTATTAATATTCTGTGAATCGAAAAAAATTCGGTTCGAAACTGATTGAAAAAATTGATAAATCGAAACACTACAAATTCACCATTGATTATTAATTCGGGTGATTATCTTGTACTTGTcttcttgttttgatttttgtattttaaaatttattagAAGAGATATTAATAGCTTAGTTGACTCCTTGACAAGGAGGGCTCTGTTGGTGATGTGTGTGACAGTACTATGGATCAATTTCGATCCATAGATTCAGGAGATGTGTTTTACTCCTTCCATGAATTTTTCACGTTAATCTATTCATAAATAAATTCTTCTATACCAGAAAACAAAGATTAATCGAAGCGAAGCTTGGATGGACCCTTCCAAAACCATTActcataaatttttttgatttcGAGGTTTCAGATTTCTTGTGCATTTATATGGTATTGAATATGTAAATTATAGTGTAAACCTTTAAGGCATCCCAATGATTTTGTAAGTTTTATCTTCCTCAACCCTATTGCAGAACTAAAGAAACCAGATTCAAATCGAAATCATATTAAAAACGAATTCAAACTGATTAATCAAAACCGAATTCAAATCGAATAACTGAAATCAATTACAGCCAAACAACCAAATTTCAATTTGAAAAACTTAAAGCCAATAATATTTGGTTCTATTTGATTTATACCTTCATCATGAACCAAAcccaaagggggggggggggagaattaGAAGTAAAACACCTCTTCAAAGGTGAAAACAGAAAGCCAATGAGTAAAAACAATATACAATTCAGtaagaaaaaattaattaaagaatgCTTAGTCCACGTTTTGGATCACAATCACATGCTTAGATTGATGAGCACCAGgacaaattaattaaagaatatacaatttaataacaaaaaaaggggGCTTTTATCCTGTAAAGATCTGAACCCAAGTGGGTTTttgtaataaataaataattagctTTTGTCTTTTGGTTTTAACAAAGACGACCTGAAAGTTGAAACCATGTGAAACATTTAAAAATTTCGAAGGAGTGCtgaaagatgatgatgaagattgaTGCCTTTAGATCTTTagcaattagggttttttattttggtgactTGAGAATGTCTCTGCTTCCTCTGATCTGCACTGTCAGATGTCCAAACCTTTCGATTTTAATATCATCTGTCCCCCCTGACCCTTATAAGATAAGATTCATAGCTAATGGGCGAATGTGGTTGGGTATTATCTAGTCTTATTAATAGGTAGGGATCTTTATATCAAGTGGATTAACATTGAGAATAAACAATATTCAAGAGTGAACAGCCTGAAGGATGCCCGATGTCGAGTAGAGCCAAGGCTGCTGCCACAGAGTGGAGGAGAGACAGGTCTCGAGAACGAAGTCGATCACATGATGTACAGCCCATCTCTGCTCAGTTTCATCTTTCTTCCATTTGGAATATCCCTTAAAGACACAGTAGAATCACTAACACATTAACGAACAAAGATATTGATGTAGAGAAGACCTCTGAAGAATTTCTGGATCGATTAGAATGGCAAAAGATTATCCGATCAGGTCGGAAGTACTAATTTGCAAGTGCAGAGAGTcgtaattttttattcaagtgGAATTATGGGAGTCATAATATCTAACGTCAGCTAGGGCTCTATAGATTGACTGTAAGTTTTAATTCAACGTCAAATTCATTAAGGGGTCTACCGAGCCTCTAAAGTTTTGTGCATGATTTAGAAATTTTAGTCTCTCAGTGGCTCTCCAATTAAGTGCTTTGCTTCTTACCAGGGGGTTAGAATTAATTTCATGGCCGAGATGGCAGCATTCATGGTGGGTATTAAAGAAGCTCACGAGCTTCGCATTTCCAAGCTCTGGATAGAATGTGACTCTGCAGCTACAGTGTCGGCTATCCTTTCCGGTAAGATCCCTTGGAGTTTCATGCAAAGCTGGTGGTCTATCTCCCCCTTCCTCGGCTCTATCCAATGGAGAATCACATACTGCTATAGAGAAACTAATGCGGCAACGGATGCCCTTGCAAACCATGcctcaaaaagaaaagaatcaaacTCTTGGCAACCCTCTCCATGTTTCATCTCCCACATTGTAAGCTAGGATGCCATGGGCCGGCCCTATTACAGGTTCACTTAGGGCGTGTGGTGGGGCTTACGCCCTTTTTTTTCCGGTGTCTTTTCTGATATGAAGTCCATCATgtaacattttctttttcataatcaatacattgctgatctttagcaaaaaaaaaaaaacaaggaaattttagtttcttattttatttttctatattatTAGTTcgtttcttgttttttgttttggtttccttttccctttataATCCGACCTCCTTATCTATAGGTCGTTTTGGACAAAATGAAGTATCTTGAAGtttatgaatgaaattgctttgtttcctctttttcacaattggaattagggtttttctttACCTCGAGGATTCGATGGTCGTGAGCGCTAGAACAAGATCTAGCTCCATACTTCCAATTGTGTTAGATATATCTCCATGTGGCACATGGTCATACCATATACCCAACCCCTTGTTGATTAGGGCCTTTCTCTAGcattcatggtttgaggaatcagaaTTGGAATTGTAGTTCTCTTTAATTCGTGCTTCGCAAATCAAATCGGCAATAAAACCTTATTGGTTCTTGAATCGGCCAATTTGGTCCGATTCAATCTCATGCATAGTTCCCATGCATGTGGTAACATCTCAGCCAATTAAAGCCGGGTGAGAGGGCGGAGGGTGGGGAGTTGGAGccggagagggagagggaaaggtagaagaagagttttgcaagagagagagagagagagagagagagaggggggggggatatacGTTACACCACGATTTTGAATCAGAAGAGAGATTTCAAGAAATGACGTATCTATTCACTCTATCAATAACCGAGCCGGATCTGGTGTATCATAAGGTATTTGCCTTTTCTATTGTTTCCTATGGattggacccaaaaaaaattcttgaatgAGGTATTCAACTCTAGGGATGAATCGAAAAAGAAATCTTTACAGGTTCTACCACCTATTTTTTATGAAGAGAATGAATCTATTTATTGAATGATCAGAAAAAATCGGCATGGATAATTTGGaaggtccaaaaccaaaaatagtGGTATTTACTAGCAAGAACATAATGGAGGTAGCTAGTCAATCAATATAGATTAATCTGAAATCTAATTCAAATCCAATATAGCACCTATGGATACGTAAGAAATATATCAGATCTATTCTTTTTAATGAATAGATCCGATTTCAACTTTGAATATGGCATTCAAAGGGATCCAATAGGAACTGATACTCTAAATCATTGAATTATAATGAAATATATGAtcaaccaagagagagagagagagagagatgcagaggGTAAAGACCCTGGAGGAGAGTGATGAAGGAGTGAGGTGAGGGGCACCACTTGCAACAAGATCGCGTGGGTGTCAAAGAACACCTCTGCTGTTTTGAAATGTGGAGGTGTCAGTGTTGTTGAAGCACGGTCCTTTGGTATTGGCATGAATGTATTAGTAATTTTGTATATCATATATACAAGGAAGAGGACCTATACTTGTAGGTTACGAGCAGGTACATGTACAGTACAAGAATACGAGGAAGGAAGGTAGTACATGGTGTAGTACTATGGTATATACAGATATACAAGAATATTATATATGATATTCCTTAACATCCCCCCTTAAACTCAATGTGGGAGAGTTGTTCCGAGCTTGAGTTTGGAAACTATAGTATCGAAGTGTCCTAGGAGATGAGCTTTCATGAAGATGTCAGCAATCTGATCCGAAGAAGTAACTGGTATAAGACAAAGAGTGTCATGAACAAGATATTGACGCACAAAGTTACAATCATTCTCTATATGTTTTTGGTGCGTTTATGAAAAACATCATTGCGAGTAATCTGGATTACATTTCTACATCATAGTGAAGAATTGTAGCATTGGAATTTGTTACTCCCATGTCTTTGAGTAGCCAACATAACCATAGAAGTTTAGAGATTGTATCTATAACGATACGATACTCTACTTCTGTCACACCCCGCTCCCGAAAGAGCCACctggtatgactaggatgccaACTATCATTATTCCAAATGGATGTTAATAATGCCTTCCTTAATGGAGATCTTGAAGAGGAAATATACATGCAACCATCACCAGGTTATGATCATACTCCTCACATGTATGTCACTTACGTCGAGCATTGTATGGTCTCAAATAGCCTCCCCATGCTTGGTTTGTGAAGTTTAGTAGCACTATTCATCAGTTCTTTTTCATACCAAGCGCATATTCCAATGTACTTTTATTCGTTAATCTACATAAGACaccattcttctttttctctatgTGGATGATGTGATTAGTACTGACGATGATTCTGCTGGTAGCTCAGAACTAAAACAATTCCATCACCTGCAatttgacatgaaagatcttggatCTCTTAGCCATTTCTTGGGTCTCGAGGCCTCATCTGGATTTTATGGATACTATCTCTCTCAGGCCAAGTATGTATTTGATATACTATCTTGTGCCAGGTTGATTGAGAACAAGAGTTCACCTACTTTTCTTGAGAAAAATGTTTGGATGACTCCTATTCATGGCACTCCTCTTTAGGATGAAACTCTCTATCTCCAATTAGTGGGGGTTCTTGTCTATCTCACGGTGACTCGTCCTGATATGGCTCATGTGGTACATCTTGTTAGTCAATTTATGTCTGCTCCTCGCTTGTTCCACTATGTTGTCGTGCTTTGCATTCTGCGATATGTCAAAGGCACACTCTTCATGGTCTACATGTTTTGCTCCCTCATCTCTAGAGCTATGTGTCTATTCTTATGTTGATTAGGCTGGAGACCCCATCGATCGACGATCCACTACTGGCTACTATTTCTTCTTGGGGGATTCCTTTATCTCTTGGCACAACAAGAAACAAACTGTTGCATCTCACTCCAGCACGAAGGTAGAGTATCGTGCCACTATAGATACAATCTCTAAACTTCTTTGGTTATGTTGGCTACTCAAAGACATTGGAGTGACACATTCCAGTGCTACTACTCTTCACTATGGTAATAGAAAGGCAATCCAGATTGTTCACAATGATGTTTTTCATAAATGTACCAAACATATAAAGAATGATTGT
The nucleotide sequence above comes from Telopea speciosissima isolate NSW1024214 ecotype Mountain lineage chromosome 3, Tspe_v1, whole genome shotgun sequence. Encoded proteins:
- the LOC122655365 gene encoding uncharacterized mitochondrial protein AtMg00810-like, which gives rise to MDVNNAFLNGDLEEEIYMQPSPGYDHTPHMYVTYVEHYTILLFLYVDDVISTDDDSAGSSELKQFHHLQFDMKDLGSLSHFLGLEASSGFYGYYLSQAKYVFDILSCARLIENKSSPTFLEKNVWMTPIHGTPL